One part of the Dysidea avara chromosome 10, odDysAvar1.4, whole genome shotgun sequence genome encodes these proteins:
- the LOC136268888 gene encoding uncharacterized protein, translating into MKLQAFTDYLAGVCGGTAGMFVGYPFDTVKVRLQTQGVVGAEKRYTGAWSCFKDIVKTESVIGLYKGLMSPLIGTAAINGIIFGTHGNLCRYLQPEGGQTRVKTNLLAGMGTAFVQAFVSSPVELVKLRMQMQGIGQLETLIKTSDAVQKRRYRNSVHCFSVICKTEGIRGAYRGLLCTFCRSLPAFPAYFITFDYFCQQAAWLSNKRVDKIGIFSLCYAGGIAGIASWIVTFPMDVVKSRIQGDGIDGKKEYQGIIDCFKKTYQNEGMKAFGKGLGTTIVRAVPANAAIFYTVVSMKRIFKSMHASYVMSREYVSGLFGGAAGLAVGHPFDTVKVRLQTQGVAGMEMRYRGMLHCFCDISKTESFAGLYKGVLAPAAGITFQNGIVFCVQRTTAALLQPQGGPITVTNSVLGGITAGFFQSFILSPVELVRLRMQLQGIGKWEVFFEYNGHRCSPGAHEHYNSSWECFNKIWKSEGIRGIYRGLLSTLVRDTVGFAIYFGMFDYMCQYQAKRLGITVDEVGPATLIFAGGISGILSWVPVYPVDVIKTRIQADGIDGVTKYSGAMDCYRKTRRVYGIGTFFKGIAPAIVRAFPTNAATLTTFVMVERCMRRHNVGMSFF; encoded by the exons ATGAAACTACAAGCCTTTACGGACTACTTGGCGGGAGTATGTGGCG GTACAGCTGGTATGTTCGTTGGCTACCCATTTGATACTGTTAAG GTGAGGTTGCAGACACAAGGAGTTGTCGGGGCTGAGAAAAGGTACACTGGAGCATGGAGTTGTTTTAAAGACATTGTAAAGACTGAATCA GTTATAGGATTATACAAAGGCTTGATGTCTCCATTGATTGGCACAGCAGCTATTAACGGAATTATATTTGGAACTCATGGCAATTTATGTCGCTACTTACAACCAGAGGGTGGACAGACACGGGTGAAAACAAATCTTTTGGCTGGGATGGGAACTGCATTTGTGCAGGCCTTTGTTTCTTCTCCTGTAGAATTAGTGAAACTTCGTATGCAGATGCAAGGCATAGGACAGCTTGAAACATTGATTAAGACATCCGATGCAGTTCAGAAGCGGCGCTATAGAAATTCAGTGCACtgtttttctgtgatatgtaaaACAGAAGGCATACGAGGTGCTTATCGTGGTCTACTGTGTACATTCTGCCGTTCACTCCCTGCTTTTCCTGCATACTTTATTacatttgattacttttgtcaACAGGCAGCTTGGCTGTCTAATAAGCGTGTTGATAAAATTGGAATATTTTCTTTGTGTTATGCTGGGGGAATTGCTGGTATTGCTTCATGGATAGTTACATTCCCAATGGATGTAGTTAAGTCACGTATTCAAGGTGATGGAATTGATGGCAAGAAAGAGTACCAAGGGATCATTGATTGCTTTAAGAAGACTTATCAGAATGAGGGTATGAAAGCATTCGGGAAGGGACTTGGCACAACAATAGTGAGAGCGGTTCCTGCAAATGCTGCTATTTTCTACACAGTTGTGTCTATGAAAAGAATTTTTAAATCAATGCATG CTTCGTACGTCATGTCAAGAGAGTACGTTTCTGGACTATTCGGAG GCGCAGCCGGACTGGCAGTGGGCCACCCTTTTGACACCGTgaag GTCCGACTTCAGACTCAAGGTGTCGCTGGAATGGAAATGAGATATCGCGGAATGCTACATTGCTTTTGTGATATCTCCAAGACAGAGTCG TTTGCTGGGTTATACAAAGGAGTGCTGGCACCAGCAGCTGGAATAACTTTTCAAAATGGAATTGTGTTCTGTGTACAAAGAACTACTGCTGCTTTATTGCAACCACAAGGTGGTCCGATAACAGTCACAAATTCAGTATTAGGAGGAATTACAGCAGGATTTTTTCAATCATTTATTCTTTCACCTGTTGAACTAGTCAGACTGCGAATGCAGTTGCAAGGCATCGGAAAATGGGAAGTATTCTTTGAATACAATGGCCACCGCTGCTCACCAGGTGCTCATGAACATTACAACAGTTCCTGGGAGTGCTTCAATAAGATATGGAAGAGTGAAGGAATCAGAGGAATTTATAGGGGCCTCTTATCAACACTAGTAAGGGACACTGTTGGATTTGCCATATACTTTGGCATGTTTGACTACATGTGCCAATACCAAGCCAAACGACTAGGAATAACTGTCGATGAAGTTGGCCCTGCTACTCTAATTTTTGCTGGTGGAATTAGTGGAATTCTCTCATGGGTCCCAGTTTACCCAGTTGATGTCATCAAAACAAGAATACAAGCAGATGGTATCGACGGTGTTACCAAGTACTCTGGAGCAATGGATTGCTATAGAAAGACACGTCGTGTGTATGGAATAGGAACTTTCTTTAAGGGAATTGCTCCAGCTATAGTAAGAGCTTTTCCTACAAATGCTGCCACTCTTACAACTTTTGTTATGGTGGAACGGTGTATGAGAAGACACAATGTTGGAATGTCTTTCTTTTAA